In Cydia amplana chromosome 2, ilCydAmpl1.1, whole genome shotgun sequence, the following proteins share a genomic window:
- the LOC134662238 gene encoding uncharacterized protein LOC134662238, translating into MARFLVALILVVVGMATASMDSEGNDRLGRIRNAPMPGTLSSVGDVESSPPIYRPGSQAYVVSQFVKPKPPHQYWEEETSLTMVPENKNCLLCETVDTGACRSMPSCVYCEPTVTALCERSTPCLRCTVIKNPFFKCIPGEKYMDECDSCRCIDGHSGWCTNQFCEFRALHIYAARLSDGEYY; encoded by the exons ATGGCGCGTTTTTTGGTGGCCCTTATTTTGGTTGTGGTAGGGATGGCGACGGCGTCTATGGACT CGGAGGGCAACGACCGCCTGGGGCGCATCCGTAACGCCCCCATGCCCGGCACGCTCAGCAGCGTCGGCGACGTAGAAAGCTCACCCCCCATCTACCGCCCCGGCAGCCAGGCCTACGTGGTCTCCCAGTTCGTGAAGCCCAAGCCTCCCCACCAGTACTGGGAGGAGGAGACGTCCCTGACCATGGTCCCGGAGAACAAGAACTGCCTGCTGTGTGAGACTGTAGACACGGGCGCGTGCCGGTCCATGCCCTCGTGTGTGTACTGTGAGCCGACTGTCACTGCGCTGTGTGAGCGTTCCACGCCATGTCTCCGCTGCACAG TGATCAAGAACCCGTTCTTCAAGTGCATCCCGGGCGAGAAGTACATGGACGAGTGCGACTCGTGCCGCTGCATCGACGGCCACTCGGGCTGGTGCACCAACCAGTTCTGCGAGTTCAGAGCGCTCCACATCTACGCCGCTCGTCTTTCTGACGGCGAGTACTATTAA